GTTCCGTATTAAAATTGCCAATGGGTGAATGGAATCAGTGCTGATGATATATGCTGGTGAGTGGTGACTTTGGTTACAAATAAACATCACACCACACCACATCACATGTTTATTTTCACTATTTTATTTGATTGATTCGTCCCCGGTCCATCAGGATTTTTTGGTCAACGGCCAGATATTAGGTTGACATCACTCATTATGTAATCCTACTAATTCATCTCATCACTTCTTTTTAACCAAAACTCTAAAACTACACTTGGGTTTGTACTTTATAccatttgaaattaaaaaaagtcaACATAACGGTGATGTAGATAGATGTGTTCTATTTTCAGGACATAATCAATgatgtcagatatatatatatatattatatatactcCATTGACATAATTTACCAAAAAATTAATGGGaagttatggttgttttttAGATATTTCTAATCAATGTGAGTCTTCTTTTACATCTAAAGATGTATATTTGAAGTTTGAAAAATGTAGGGATAAATATTTACGGATGAGTCATATACGGGCGGTGGTTTCATTGAACAATGTAGATGTAGATGTGTTTTATTTTCAAGAAATAATCAATGATGTCAGTATGTCACCACCATATGTTCATGTTATGTTAAtgcaaaaataatattatatccAGTCATTATTTAGTTGCTTTTCGTCaaaggaagtgaaagagaaaataaactGTACTAGTTGGCATGAACACCCATTAATTTTGACATCACAAAATATGAAAGCCCCATGTGCGTTCCTCTCTGTCTATATATGTATCCCAAAATGGATTCCCATTAAGCCATAGGGAATCAGAGGAATTGAGTCCTTCTGACCATAGTAAACAAGGCCAACAGAAACAAATTAACTAATACAAAGTTATAGCTAGTGACTGACTTTCAATTTTTCAATACCTTTTTCTCCAGATTTGTTGCTGTTTATGGAAAAGAGTTACTTTTTAGTTAGTGTTGCATAAAGGAGAAAACTTTTGGTCTGGGGTCATGGAAGGTGGGGGTAGTTTCAGGAATGGCAGTTCATCAATTTGGAGGAACAGTGATGCTGATGAGATCTTCTCTAACTCCTTCCgccaagaggaagatgatgaagaagctcTCAAATGGGCAGCAATTCAGAAACTCCCTACGTTTGCGCGTCTGAGGAAAGGCTTGTTGACTTCACCTGAAGGGGAAGCCACTGAGATAGAGATCAAGAAACTTGGGTTGCAAGAAAAAAGAGCTTTGCTTGAAAGGCTGGTGAAGCTTGCTGAAGAGGACAATGAGAGGTTTTTGCTCAAGCTTAGACACAGGCTTGATAGGTGACTGATAATCCCACTCTCATTTCTTGCTTTAGATTTTAATAGAGATATATGCTTAATTTTGACGAAACACCAAATGGTGTCTCAATTTCCTGTCAAACCAATGAAATCTTGTCGTGTCACATGAGTCGGGGGGGGTGGGGGTTACGAACTTACgatttttaattgacatgttaAAATTTTATTGGTGTGATGAGAAATGAAACAGTTTGAGGACAGAAGATTTCAATTCTTGACTTTGATggcttctcctcttcttctttcttatcAGAGTTGGAATTGATCTTCCTACTATAGAAGTTCGATATGAGCACTTGAACATTGAAGCAGAAGTTCATGTAGGAAGTAGAAATTTGCCAACCTTCTCTAACTTCATGGTTAATATAGTGGAGGTAAGTGGTAGAAACTTTCATAGTAGAACTTGCTATATAACCTTATTGAAGTAGAACTTAATTAATGTGctaataatttgtttttttttcttttaatttttaaaagagCTTGTTGAGCTCTCTTCATGTACTTCCAAGTAAAAGACAACATATTAATATTCTCAAGGATGTTAGTGGAATAATAAAGCCTTCCAGAATGACATTGCTTTTGGGCCCTCCAAGTTCTGGAAAAACTACACTCCTTTTGGCATTGGCTGGAAAACTTGATCCAAAGTTAAAGGTGAGAATACATTAAAGAGAAGATATATAATGTTTTCATGTTTTAGCTCTATTTTTAAATCTTGGATCTCTAACTAATATAGTCTGGCTTCTTGATCAGTTCACTGGAAAGGTGACTTACAATGGTCATGGGATGAATGAGTTTGTGCCCCAAAGAACTGCTGCTTATGTTGATCAAAATGATCTTCACATGGGAGAAATGACTGTAAGAGAAACCTTGGCCTTCTCAGCAAGAGTCCAAGGGGTTGGGCCTCGTTATGGTTAGTGCGTGTTTGCATTAGCGTTGttacaattgattttggtaaatCTACTATAGTAAAAGGGAGTTGAAAAtgaagtgatttatgtttggatacgtTTATGAAAAAGTGTTTTTTGTAGGGCAATGCTGTGAAATTTAGTTGTAAAATCTCACAATTGATATGTTATATGCAAAAACTACTATCTCTAGCTTCTATCATAATTGGTTTTGGGACAGAAATCGGTTCTCGAAAATGACTCCCAATCATCgctcaaaattgattttacctTGTCAGAATTGTATTGATTATGAGGTTCGCCCACGGGAAACCAAACACACGATTAGTAGACAAGCTGAGATTAttaaatccagttttgaaaatACATGCTGACATTTTAGATGAGCTTTGACTGTACTAAATAGTGATGTTGTTGACCCCCTACAGAGTTGTTAGCAGAATTAtccagaagagagaaagagtcaAATATCAAGCCTGATCCAGATATTGATGTCTACATGAAGGTAACATAGAGGCCATAATTTATCAGTGTTGAGTTTTTTTGTATTTCTATACAAATAGAGATGATGAGTGATGATTAAATGGTTGTTCTTTTGGCTCATAATGCTCAGGCTGTAGCAACTGAAGGCCAGAAGGCAAATTTGATTACAGATTATGTCCTCAGGGTAAAATTCATCCTTACAAAGCCATCTCCAATCATCAAGAattcattttaataatttttgttCAGAAGTCTCATGTTTCTTTGCCATACCTTTGCAGGTTTTGGGACTTGAGGTCTGTGCTGATACTGTTGTAGGAAATGCCATGTTAAGAGGTATCTCTGGTGGACAAAAGAAACGCGTTACAACAGGTAAAACAAACCTGATTTCAGTTCATGTTTTATCACCTCATTAAATTATGAGAGAATGTTTCATAGTTATGAATCTATACAGGGGAGATGCTGGTTGGACCAGCTAAAGCTCTTTTCATGGATGAAATATCTACCGGTTTGGATAGCTCAACAACTTACCAAATTGTGAATTCACTCAAGCAAAATGTCCACATTTTCAAAGGAACTGCAGTCATCTCACTCCTCCAGCCAGCACCAGAGACTTACAACCTCTTTGATGACATTATCCTACTCTCTGACAGTCACATTGTGTACCAAGGTCCTCGCGAAAACGTGCTTGAATTTTTTGAATCAATGGGTTTTCAATGTCCTGAGAGGAAAGGAGTTGCAGACTTTTTGCAAGAAGTAAGTATCATTGTGCCTTCTCTAATAACATGTATGCACAAGCTCACCCACCTTGAGCTGAAACTCAACTTTTTTAATAGAATAGTGGAGGAAACAAAGATCGATCTTTAGATTACTTGGTCATAGAGATTCTGATACCGTGTCATGTCCTGAACCAACATTTTTATATCATATTTCTaacaaaaaaatacaatttaatTTTGACTAGTAAAATTATTATGTTATAGGTGACATCAAGgaaagatcaggagcagtactGGGCACACAAAGATCAACCTTATAGATTTGTCACATCAGAAGAGTTTGCTGAGGCATTGCAGACATTTCATGTTGGAAGAAGGCTTGGTGATGAACTTGCTACTGAATTTGACAAGTCTAAGAGCCACCCAGCTGCTTTGACAACTAAAAAGTATGGAGTGGGAAAATGGGATCTGTTAAAAGCTTGCTTATCAAGAGAATATTTACTAATGAAGCGAAATTCATTTGTCTACATTTTCAAGCTTTGCCAAGTATGTTTGGAAATTGGACATTTTTATTTCACGATGTGTACATTATTCAATTCCATTACTGACTAGTACATTTTCCTTTTAGCTTGCTGTGAGTGCAATGATTGCCATGACCATTTTCCTCAGGACTGAGATGCATAGAGACTCAGTGGCTCATGGAGGTATATATGTAGGTGCACTGTTCTATGGGGTGGTTGTGATTATGTTCAATGGGATGGCTGAGCTTTCCATGGTTGTTTCAAGGCTTCCTGTTTTCTACAAGCAAAGGGAATACCGTTTTTTCCCTCCATGGGCCTATGCTCTTCCTGCATGGATCCTGAAAATCCCCATGACTTTTGTGGAAGTGGGTGTTTGGGTATTCCTCACATACTATGTCATTGGTTTTGATCCACATGTTGGAAGGTAACGGGGCTATGTTTTAACTAGTTCTCAGCATTCATTGATCTTTTCACTCTTGTCTCAATTTTTATTTGAACAGTCATTATACTTAGACACTCACTCACAAACAGTGCAGACAACTCACAAACGCCCAATTTTTCTCTAAATCTATATTTTCTTATCGCAtctatcatatatcacatttattttttctctatCTTCTCTTGGTATCTCAATCTTGGGTGTCTGCACTATGCGAACGTCTACAAATCATTTTCCTTATTTGGTTCCTGCTAAAGAAATATTGATATGTACTTATTTATCTATGTAATGCAGATTGTTTAGGCAGTACATCCTTCTTGTACTAGTAAACCAAATGGCTTCTGGATTATTCAGATTCATCGCAGCAGTTGGGAGAGAAATTACAGTAGCTCTAACATTTGGGTCTTTTGCACTTGCCATCCTTTTTTCTATGAGTGGTTTTGTCCTATCAAAAGGTATCATATCATATTCACAAGTACACAACAAAAAAATGCATTATTTCTCCAATTATGTTCTAGACTAACAGTGTttctctaatttctttgctttatTCCcacagaaaatataaaaaaatggtGGATATGGGCCTTCTGGATATCACCTATGATGTATGGACAAAATGCCATGGTAAATAATGAGTTCCTTGGAGATAAATGGAGACATGTAAGTTTTATCTTTTTAACTAATATTTATGTTCATTTTTATGCCTTCCTTATCATATAAATAATCTGATTTCTGGATATATTTTCTTATGAAAAGGTTTTACCAAACTCAACTGAGCCTCTAGGAGTTGAAGTTTTGAAATCGCGTGGGTTCTTCACTCAATCATACTGGTATTGGATAGGTGTTGGGGCCATGGTTGGATACACATTGTTTTTCAAC
This is a stretch of genomic DNA from Lotus japonicus ecotype B-129 chromosome 1, LjGifu_v1.2. It encodes these proteins:
- the LOC130730466 gene encoding pleiotropic drug resistance protein 1-like, whose protein sequence is MEGGGSFRNGSSSIWRNSDADEIFSNSFRQEEDDEEALKWAAIQKLPTFARLRKGLLTSPEGEATEIEIKKLGLQEKRALLERLVKLAEEDNERFLLKLRHRLDRVGIDLPTIEVRYEHLNIEAEVHVGSRNLPTFSNFMVNIVESLLSSLHVLPSKRQHINILKDVSGIIKPSRMTLLLGPPSSGKTTLLLALAGKLDPKLKFTGKVTYNGHGMNEFVPQRTAAYVDQNDLHMGEMTVRETLAFSARVQGVGPRYELLAELSRREKESNIKPDPDIDVYMKAVATEGQKANLITDYVLRVLGLEVCADTVVGNAMLRGISGGQKKRVTTGEMLVGPAKALFMDEISTGLDSSTTYQIVNSLKQNVHIFKGTAVISLLQPAPETYNLFDDIILLSDSHIVYQGPRENVLEFFESMGFQCPERKGVADFLQEVTSRKDQEQYWAHKDQPYRFVTSEEFAEALQTFHVGRRLGDELATEFDKSKSHPAALTTKKYGVGKWDLLKACLSREYLLMKRNSFVYIFKLCQLAVSAMIAMTIFLRTEMHRDSVAHGGIYVGALFYGVVVIMFNGMAELSMVVSRLPVFYKQREYRFFPPWAYALPAWILKIPMTFVEVGVWVFLTYYVIGFDPHVGRLFRQYILLVLVNQMASGLFRFIAAVGREITVALTFGSFALAILFSMSGFVLSKENIKKWWIWAFWISPMMYGQNAMVNNEFLGDKWRHVLPNSTEPLGVEVLKSRGFFTQSYWYWIGVGAMVGYTLFFNFGYILALTFLNPLRKHRTVISEEPQSNEQNSGSKRKHSFSQNSNRVRNGESISGSTSPGTSITRQEEIAAETNHNRKRGMVLPFEPHSITFDEVTYAVDMPQEMRNRGVSEDRLVLLKGVSGAFRPGVLTALMGVTGAGKTTLMDVLAGRKTGGYIGGNITVSGHPKKHETFARISGYCEQNDIHSPHVTVYESLFYSAWLRLSADIDAETRKMFIEEVMELVELKPVRHALVGLPGVTGLSTEQRKRLTIAVELVANPSIIFMDEPTSGLDARAAAIVMRTVRNTVDTGRTVVCTIHQPSIDIFESFDELFLMKQGGQEIYVGPLGHHSSQLISYFEGIQGVNKIKDGYNPATWMLEVTSAAKETELEVDFADVYKNSELCRRNKELIQELSTPDSGSKELYFPSQYSRSFFTQFMACLWKQHWSYWRNPIYTAIRFLYSTAVGVLLGSMFWNLGSNIKKQQDLFNSMGSMYAAVLFIGVKNANAVQPVVAVERTVFYRERAAGMYSALAYAFAQVLIELPYVLLQAIVYGCIVYAMIGYEWTVAKFFWYLFFMYFTFLYFTYYGMMSVAVTPNQHISAIVSSAFFAVWNLFSGFIVPRPRIPVWWRWYSWANPVAWSLYGLVASQYGDIKHNIESSDGTQTTVDGFVRDYFGFKHDFLGVVAAVIVAFPVVFALVFAISIKMFNFQRR